The following proteins are encoded in a genomic region of Prochlorococcus marinus XMU1408:
- the carB gene encoding carbamoyl-phosphate synthase large subunit, which yields MPRRKDIRRILILGSGPIVIGQACEFDYSGTQACKALRSEGFEVVLVNSNPASIMTDPETANRTYVEPLTSSVVQKIIEKEKPDALLPTMGGQTALNIAVELAENGVLEKYNIELIGADLKAIKKAEDRNLFKIAMNNIGVEVCPSGIASNLQEAEIVGNKISSFPKIIRPAFTLGGSGGGIAYNQDEFLELCKTGLDASPVSQILIEKSLLGWKEFELEVMRDLSDNVVIICSIENVDPMGVHTGDSITVAPAQTLTDREYQRLRDYSISIIREIGVATGGSNIQFAINPINGEIIVIEMNPRVSRSSALASKATGFPIAKIAALLAVGYRLDEIINDITGKTPACFEPSIDYVVTKIPRFAFEKFSGSSPILTTSMKSVGEAMAIGRCFEESFQKAIRSLETGLSGWGCDRIDKKVPSVELERLLRTPSPERIMYVRLAMLDGRTDDEIYSFSKIDPWFLSKLRNLVNAEAQLLKYKNINHLSSNFLFKLKQLGFSDHQIAFALNTDELTIRSKRAYFKILPVFKTVDTCASEFSSKTPYHYSTYERPVYKIDNYGNIINNINLNEINIDNKNKILILGGGPNRIGQGIEFDYCCCHASYQAQEEDFITIMINSNPETVSTDYDTSDILYFEPLTLEDVLNVIEFEEPSGIVVQFGGQTPLKLSLPIVNWLEKSENSKLRTKVLGTSPKSIDLAEDRELFDKVLRKLDIRQPKNGIARTFEESLAVANKVGYPLVVRPSYVLGGRAMEIVYEQDELKRYITEAVNVEPDHPILIDQYLENAIEVDVDALCDVSNDVVIGGLMEHIEPAGIHSGDSACCLPAITLSDESIKTIKDWTKSLAIELDVVGLINIQFAVKRDNDGKEIVFIIEANPRASRTVPFVSKATGVPLAKIATQLLLEKKLKDIGLYQEPIPPLQAIKEAVMPFRRFPGSDSVLGPEMRSTGEVMGSANNFGMAYAKSELAAGEGLPTSGFVFLSTHDRDKPALIPVAKKLIELGFSLLATSGTAKYLEKFDLLVETVLKVHEGRPNIEDLIRSGKVQLVINTPIGRQAIYDDKYLRKAALDYSVPTLTTLKGASAAVKGIEALQNQTLSVNALQDIHS from the coding sequence ATGCCACGGCGTAAAGATATACGTCGGATTTTGATACTAGGGTCTGGCCCAATTGTTATTGGTCAGGCTTGTGAATTCGATTATTCCGGAACCCAAGCATGTAAAGCTTTAAGAAGCGAAGGATTTGAAGTCGTTTTAGTTAACTCTAATCCAGCTTCCATAATGACTGATCCTGAGACTGCCAACAGGACCTACGTTGAACCACTTACATCTTCAGTTGTTCAAAAAATTATCGAAAAAGAAAAACCAGATGCTCTTTTACCTACAATGGGAGGTCAAACTGCTTTGAACATAGCAGTTGAATTGGCAGAAAATGGTGTTTTAGAAAAATATAATATTGAATTAATTGGAGCAGATCTTAAAGCAATAAAAAAAGCTGAGGATAGAAATTTATTTAAAATAGCAATGAATAATATTGGGGTAGAGGTATGTCCATCTGGTATAGCTTCAAATCTTCAAGAAGCAGAAATAGTAGGAAATAAAATCTCTTCATTCCCAAAAATAATTCGTCCTGCTTTTACTTTAGGTGGAAGTGGAGGAGGTATTGCTTATAATCAAGATGAGTTTTTAGAATTATGTAAAACAGGTTTAGACGCTAGTCCAGTTTCTCAAATACTTATTGAGAAATCTCTCTTGGGTTGGAAAGAATTTGAGCTGGAAGTTATGAGAGATTTATCAGATAATGTTGTAATTATTTGCAGTATTGAAAATGTTGATCCTATGGGTGTGCATACTGGTGATTCTATTACAGTAGCTCCAGCTCAAACCCTAACTGATAGAGAATATCAGCGATTAAGGGATTATTCGATTTCTATAATTAGAGAAATTGGCGTTGCAACTGGTGGAAGTAATATTCAATTTGCAATTAATCCTATTAATGGTGAAATAATAGTAATAGAGATGAATCCTCGTGTTAGTAGATCTTCAGCATTGGCAAGTAAAGCTACTGGTTTCCCAATAGCTAAAATTGCTGCTCTTTTGGCCGTAGGTTATAGATTAGATGAAATTATTAATGATATTACTGGTAAGACACCTGCATGTTTTGAACCTTCAATAGATTACGTAGTTACTAAGATTCCACGTTTCGCATTTGAAAAATTTTCAGGTAGTTCTCCAATACTAACTACATCAATGAAATCAGTCGGAGAGGCAATGGCAATAGGAAGATGTTTTGAAGAATCTTTTCAAAAGGCAATAAGATCTTTAGAAACAGGACTAAGTGGTTGGGGGTGTGATCGAATTGATAAAAAGGTCCCATCTGTTGAATTAGAAAGATTACTAAGGACACCTTCTCCTGAAAGAATAATGTACGTTCGATTAGCAATGTTGGATGGACGTACTGATGATGAGATATATTCTTTTTCAAAGATAGATCCTTGGTTCTTATCTAAGTTGAGGAATTTAGTTAATGCTGAAGCTCAATTACTTAAGTATAAAAATATTAATCATTTAAGTTCGAATTTTTTATTTAAACTAAAACAGCTTGGATTTTCTGATCATCAAATTGCATTTGCTTTGAATACAGATGAATTAACTATTAGATCAAAAAGAGCTTATTTTAAAATATTACCTGTTTTTAAAACAGTTGATACTTGTGCTTCGGAATTCTCCTCTAAAACACCATATCATTATTCAACATATGAAAGACCTGTCTACAAGATAGATAATTATGGGAATATAATAAATAATATTAATCTTAATGAGATTAATATTGATAATAAAAATAAGATTTTAATTCTTGGTGGTGGACCAAACCGTATTGGACAAGGTATTGAATTTGATTATTGTTGTTGTCATGCCTCTTATCAAGCTCAAGAGGAAGATTTTATAACAATAATGATAAATAGTAATCCAGAAACAGTTTCTACCGATTATGACACAAGTGATATTCTTTACTTCGAGCCTTTAACTCTTGAAGATGTTCTAAATGTTATAGAATTTGAGGAACCTTCTGGCATAGTAGTTCAATTTGGAGGACAAACTCCTTTAAAACTTTCCTTGCCAATTGTCAATTGGTTAGAAAAATCTGAAAACTCAAAATTACGAACTAAAGTATTAGGTACATCACCTAAGTCAATCGATTTAGCCGAAGATAGAGAGCTTTTTGACAAGGTTTTGAGGAAATTAGACATTAGGCAACCCAAAAATGGTATTGCTAGAACTTTTGAAGAATCATTAGCTGTAGCTAATAAAGTAGGCTATCCATTAGTTGTTAGGCCTTCATATGTTCTTGGTGGTAGAGCTATGGAAATTGTTTATGAACAAGACGAATTAAAAAGATACATAACAGAAGCTGTAAATGTTGAGCCAGATCATCCAATCCTTATTGATCAATATTTAGAGAATGCCATTGAGGTTGATGTTGATGCTTTGTGTGACGTAAGTAATGATGTTGTTATTGGTGGTTTGATGGAACATATTGAACCAGCGGGTATTCATTCTGGCGATTCAGCCTGTTGCCTCCCTGCAATAACGCTTTCTGATGAATCAATTAAAACAATTAAGGATTGGACTAAATCTTTAGCTATTGAATTAGATGTTGTTGGTTTGATCAATATTCAATTTGCTGTCAAAAGAGACAATGATGGTAAAGAGATCGTTTTCATTATTGAGGCAAATCCCAGAGCCTCAAGAACTGTTCCTTTTGTTTCTAAAGCTACTGGCGTCCCACTGGCGAAAATTGCTACTCAATTACTACTGGAGAAAAAACTAAAAGATATAGGGTTATATCAAGAGCCAATTCCACCTCTTCAAGCGATAAAAGAGGCCGTTATGCCATTTCGACGTTTTCCTGGCTCTGACAGCGTTTTAGGACCCGAAATGCGTTCAACCGGTGAAGTGATGGGATCTGCAAATAATTTTGGAATGGCTTATGCCAAATCTGAGTTAGCAGCTGGCGAAGGGTTACCTACTTCCGGTTTTGTCTTCCTATCTACTCATGATCGAGATAAACCGGCTTTAATTCCAGTTGCTAAAAAATTAATTGAACTTGGCTTTTCTCTTTTAGCAACATCTGGAACGGCTAAATATCTTGAGAAATTTGATTTGCTTGTTGAAACGGTTTTAAAAGTCCATGAAGGCAGACCAAATATTGAGGATCTGATTAGATCTGGGAAAGTTCAATTAGTAATTAATACTCCAATTGGAAGGCAAGCTATTTACGACGATAAATATCTTAGAAAAGCAGCACTTGACTACTCTGTTCCTACTTTAACAACCTTGAAAGGTGCTAGTGCGGCTGTAAAAGGGATAGAGGCATTGCAGAATCAAACCTTGTCAGTTAATGCGTTACAAGATATTCATTCATAA
- the acsF gene encoding magnesium-protoporphyrin IX monomethyl ester (oxidative) cyclase — MTATASSPKLRVDTRGTNQLPPHLDENLLTPRFYVTEFKKAAKTELIDAREEFEAMLSEMKADYNCTHFDRKASLDRLQELPQKSKEVYESYLVRSVISEFSGFLLFKEISNRLKKEGNRDLGKLFQFLARDEARHAGFLSRALVAEGIEVDLPHLGGKRAATWFPISWVIYSVYLSEKIGYWRYILMDRHLKANPDQAFAPLFDFFEPWCQDENRHGDCFTVMMRCWPGITKGFRGKLLSRFFLWSVFLTHTLTVCERGEFYELLGIDPKEFDEEVIKRTNHTSKNAFPWVFNLEDNKFWDLRNKIIESFRSFVSAKGLTKPVKFLKFATLIFKQFALPMEKTNALRYDKDVNFTGQDILNFWTDK, encoded by the coding sequence ATGACCGCAACAGCTTCTTCACCAAAACTAAGAGTTGATACACGAGGAACAAATCAGTTGCCGCCCCATTTGGATGAAAACCTTTTAACTCCTCGTTTTTATGTAACTGAATTTAAAAAAGCCGCAAAGACTGAATTAATTGATGCTCGTGAAGAGTTTGAAGCAATGCTTTCAGAAATGAAAGCTGATTATAACTGCACTCATTTCGATAGAAAAGCAAGTTTAGATAGGTTGCAAGAACTACCTCAGAAGTCTAAAGAAGTATATGAAAGTTATTTAGTCAGATCTGTTATTTCTGAGTTTTCTGGGTTTTTACTTTTTAAAGAAATTTCTAACAGACTAAAGAAAGAAGGTAATAGGGATCTTGGAAAGCTATTTCAGTTTTTAGCGAGAGATGAAGCTAGACATGCTGGCTTCTTAAGTAGGGCACTAGTTGCAGAGGGGATTGAAGTCGATCTACCTCATTTAGGCGGAAAAAGAGCTGCAACTTGGTTCCCAATTAGTTGGGTTATTTATTCTGTTTACCTTTCAGAAAAAATTGGGTATTGGAGATACATTTTGATGGATAGGCACCTTAAGGCTAATCCAGATCAGGCTTTTGCTCCCCTTTTTGATTTCTTTGAGCCATGGTGCCAAGACGAAAACAGACATGGTGATTGTTTTACAGTAATGATGAGATGCTGGCCAGGAATTACTAAAGGATTTAGAGGCAAGCTATTAAGTCGTTTCTTCTTGTGGAGTGTTTTTCTTACTCACACTTTGACAGTTTGCGAAAGAGGAGAGTTTTATGAATTGCTTGGCATTGATCCAAAAGAGTTTGATGAGGAAGTTATAAAAAGAACAAACCACACATCTAAAAATGCTTTCCCTTGGGTTTTTAACCTTGAGGATAATAAGTTTTGGGATTTGAGAAACAAAATTATTGAATCTTTCAGATCTTTTGTAAGTGCTAAAGGTTTAACAAAACCAGTTAAATTCTTAAAATTTGCAACTTTGATATTTAAGCAATTCGCACTTCCAATGGAGAAGACAAACGCATTGAGATATGATAAAGATGTAAATTTTACTGGTCAGGATATCTTGAATTTCTGGACTGACAAATAA
- a CDS encoding 2Fe-2S iron-sulfur cluster-binding protein translates to MKPVHKITIHHKQEGKTYTFDVPEGEYILRNFESKDEHGQIIGDKLPFSCRNGCCSECAVKIISGQMDQKACIGLSKEMKNNGYGLLCVSKAIGPLECETQEEDEVYNAQFGKYFKGLDTQAGNPFDI, encoded by the coding sequence ATGAAACCAGTTCATAAAATTACTATCCATCATAAACAGGAAGGAAAAACATATACCTTTGACGTTCCTGAAGGAGAGTACATATTGAGAAATTTTGAATCTAAAGACGAACATGGACAAATTATCGGAGACAAATTACCTTTCTCTTGCCGTAATGGATGCTGCTCAGAATGTGCGGTTAAGATAATTTCAGGACAAATGGATCAAAAAGCTTGCATAGGTTTATCCAAAGAGATGAAAAACAATGGATACGGTTTGCTATGCGTTTCAAAAGCTATTGGACCTTTAGAATGTGAGACACAAGAAGAGGACGAAGTCTACAACGCTCAATTTGGAAAATATTTCAAAGGGCTAGATACGCAAGCTGGTAATCCCTTTGACATTTAA
- a CDS encoding NAD(P)-dependent oxidoreductase, with protein MKLAFIGLGSIGEPMAERLADNGYDLNLYKRNKLNIDDKKKYFFDPIEAVIDCDGLLICVTDNKAVESVLFGANGVADSLKPNSFVIDFSTISPNKSISLHQRLRKKNVFYVDCPVSGGTEGAHKGSLSLFVGASKKECLSFENIFEVLGESINYFNGVGKGQQVKALNQILVAGTYAAVAEAMELGKFLELPMDVVVNALKVGAANSWPLENRSKAMLIDKHPLGFKLELHHKDLSIAIDLAKSLNIDLPITSRVKEIEQRLMQVGLGELDVSVLHRYISLMKKEDENNCID; from the coding sequence ATGAAACTAGCTTTTATTGGTCTTGGATCTATTGGGGAACCAATGGCTGAGCGTCTCGCTGATAATGGTTATGATTTGAATTTATATAAGAGAAATAAATTAAATATTGATGATAAAAAAAAATATTTTTTTGATCCTATAGAAGCCGTTATTGACTGTGATGGCCTTTTGATTTGTGTTACTGATAATAAGGCTGTTGAATCTGTTTTATTTGGTGCTAATGGAGTAGCAGATTCACTAAAGCCTAACTCTTTTGTAATTGATTTTTCTACTATAAGTCCTAATAAATCAATTTCTCTACATCAAAGATTACGCAAAAAAAACGTATTTTATGTTGATTGTCCAGTTTCTGGTGGAACTGAGGGAGCTCATAAGGGCTCCCTCTCTTTGTTTGTTGGTGCAAGTAAAAAAGAGTGTTTATCTTTCGAAAATATATTTGAAGTGCTCGGCGAATCAATAAATTACTTCAATGGCGTTGGTAAAGGTCAACAAGTCAAAGCTTTAAATCAGATATTAGTTGCAGGAACATATGCAGCAGTCGCGGAAGCAATGGAATTAGGAAAATTCCTTGAATTACCTATGGATGTTGTGGTTAATGCTTTAAAGGTTGGAGCAGCTAATTCTTGGCCATTAGAAAATAGATCAAAGGCAATGTTGATTGATAAACATCCTTTGGGATTTAAATTAGAGTTGCATCATAAGGATTTATCTATTGCCATTGATCTAGCTAAATCTTTAAATATTGATTTACCTATTACCTCAAGAGTAAAAGAAATTGAGCAGAGATTAATGCAAGTTGGGTTAGGTGAACTAGACGTTTCTGTGCTTCATAGATACATCTCATTAATGAAAAAAGAAGACGAGAATAATTGTATTGATTAG
- a CDS encoding ATP-binding cassette domain-containing protein, producing MPNNTSDLILVDQLSKYYRVANKQPGFKGTLKHFFDRKTYDVTAVRDISFKITRGEIVGFLGANGAGKTTLLKMMCGLIHPSTGLVDVGGFSPQRRQKAFLKEITLVMGQKQQLIWDLPPMDSLYVNAAVYGLSDQEAKVRINELAEMLELGEELTRPVRKLSLGQRMKSEILAALLHKPSVLFLDEPTLGLDVNAQARVRSFLSEYNKRTGATILLTSHYMADITALCPRVICIHKGKLFYDGDLDSLANSLSPSREVKVELKNPCASEQFEKYGEIQDLNDRFVSLLVSRDKLTAVVSNLLTDFDIIDLEISDPPIDQLIGELFIKGEVN from the coding sequence TTGCCTAATAATACTAGTGACTTGATCCTTGTAGATCAGCTGAGTAAATATTATCGAGTTGCAAACAAACAGCCGGGGTTTAAAGGTACTCTCAAGCATTTTTTCGATCGAAAGACTTATGACGTCACTGCTGTAAGGGATATAAGCTTCAAAATCACTCGAGGAGAAATAGTTGGGTTTCTTGGAGCTAATGGAGCTGGTAAGACCACATTATTAAAAATGATGTGTGGTCTTATTCATCCATCGACAGGGTTAGTTGATGTTGGTGGTTTCTCTCCTCAAAGAAGGCAAAAGGCTTTTCTAAAGGAGATAACTTTGGTTATGGGGCAAAAGCAGCAGTTAATTTGGGACCTTCCTCCCATGGACTCTTTGTATGTAAACGCTGCTGTATATGGTTTGTCTGACCAAGAAGCAAAAGTAAGAATTAATGAATTAGCAGAAATGCTTGAACTAGGAGAAGAACTTACAAGACCTGTAAGAAAGTTGTCTTTAGGACAAAGAATGAAATCTGAAATTCTTGCGGCCTTATTGCATAAACCATCTGTCCTTTTTTTAGATGAACCTACTCTTGGTCTAGATGTAAATGCTCAAGCTAGAGTTCGTAGTTTTTTATCCGAATACAACAAAAGAACTGGTGCGACAATTTTGCTGACTAGTCATTACATGGCTGATATCACAGCATTATGTCCAAGAGTTATTTGTATTCATAAAGGAAAGCTTTTTTATGATGGCGATCTTGATTCACTGGCTAATTCATTATCACCATCAAGAGAGGTAAAAGTTGAATTGAAAAATCCATGTGCAAGTGAACAATTTGAAAAATATGGTGAGATTCAAGATTTAAATGATCGTTTTGTAAGTTTGTTGGTTTCAAGGGATAAATTGACAGCTGTAGTAAGTAATCTATTAACTGATTTCGATATAATCGATTTAGAGATTAGTGATCCTCCTATTGATCAATTAATAGGAGAATTATTTATAAAAGGTGAAGTCAATTGA
- a CDS encoding ABC transporter permease, with protein sequence MRIFGLSFKVIKTLLTTQYAYMLEYRIEIALWALSGVLPFIMFSLWSQSDVGNSFGLNDIGLARYFLSAFLVRQFSVVWVVFSFEEDSLSGRLSPYLLQPLHPLFRYVASHLAEQATRLPFALAIAITFFILNPSSFWLPSLPQVFLAYLSTHFAFTIAFLLQSLVAALCFWTEKSSALERLIFVPYLFLSGLLVPLSAFPSNVLKVAMLTPFPYLINFPAKILSGMQVDIFNGFLAQILWISILIPSVNILWKLGVKRYTAMGA encoded by the coding sequence TTGAGAATATTTGGATTGTCTTTCAAGGTTATTAAGACCTTACTTACAACACAATATGCATACATGTTGGAATATCGCATTGAAATAGCATTATGGGCTCTATCTGGAGTACTACCATTTATTATGTTTTCTCTTTGGAGTCAAAGTGATGTTGGTAATTCATTCGGTCTAAATGATATTGGGTTGGCAAGATATTTTTTAAGTGCTTTTCTGGTTAGGCAATTTTCAGTTGTTTGGGTTGTCTTCTCGTTTGAGGAAGATTCTCTTTCTGGTCGATTATCACCATATTTGCTTCAACCTTTGCACCCTCTATTTAGATATGTAGCTTCTCATTTGGCAGAGCAAGCAACAAGACTTCCTTTCGCATTAGCCATAGCTATTACTTTTTTCATATTAAATCCATCATCTTTTTGGCTTCCCTCACTACCTCAAGTTTTTCTGGCGTACTTATCAACTCACTTTGCTTTTACTATAGCTTTCCTTCTTCAAAGTTTAGTAGCTGCACTATGTTTTTGGACTGAAAAATCGAGTGCTCTAGAAAGATTAATATTTGTTCCTTACCTTTTTTTATCTGGTTTATTAGTACCGTTATCAGCTTTTCCTTCTAACGTTCTAAAAGTTGCAATGTTAACTCCATTTCCTTATCTAATTAACTTTCCAGCAAAGATTTTATCCGGAATGCAAGTTGATATATTTAATGGCTTTTTAGCCCAAATCTTGTGGATTTCAATTCTCATCCCTTCTGTAAATATACTCTGGAAACTTGGAGTAAAAAGATATACAGCTATGGGAGCCTAA
- a CDS encoding ABC transporter permease has protein sequence MYRYFKTIRLFWSTAFASQLEYQLNFLIELLAMLGTLLGSVFILSLFFTGGRQLGDWTWESALVIQGVYTFLDGLTNALLRPNLTEIVNYVREGTLDYVLLKPIDSQFWLSVKKFSFAGLPEIILGLSIVFWASFQTGYSVSIYSLSVFIISLFFGFVILYSVWFLIAASSIWFVKTWNATEVLRALLAAGRYPISAYPVILRFIFTLVLPVAFLTTFPAKAILGELNLIILFFGLILSSLFFIFSRLFWKFALKHYTSASS, from the coding sequence ATGTATCGTTATTTTAAAACTATCAGATTATTTTGGTCTACAGCTTTTGCTTCTCAACTTGAATATCAATTAAACTTTTTAATTGAACTTTTAGCCATGTTGGGTACTCTTTTGGGAAGTGTATTTATATTGTCCCTTTTTTTTACTGGAGGAAGGCAACTGGGAGATTGGACTTGGGAATCGGCTTTAGTTATTCAAGGTGTTTATACATTTCTAGATGGTTTAACTAATGCTCTTTTACGACCAAATTTAACCGAAATCGTTAATTACGTGAGAGAAGGTACTCTTGACTATGTTTTATTAAAACCAATTGATAGTCAATTTTGGTTATCAGTTAAAAAGTTTTCTTTTGCAGGATTACCTGAAATCATATTGGGACTTTCCATTGTCTTTTGGGCGTCTTTTCAAACGGGCTACTCTGTTTCAATTTACTCCCTATCTGTATTCATTATTTCCTTATTTTTTGGTTTTGTTATTCTTTATTCAGTTTGGTTCTTAATTGCTGCATCAAGTATTTGGTTTGTTAAGACATGGAACGCAACAGAAGTACTTAGAGCTTTGTTAGCTGCAGGTAGATATCCCATTTCAGCTTACCCAGTTATTTTGAGATTCATATTTACTTTGGTTTTACCTGTAGCCTTTTTAACCACTTTTCCTGCTAAGGCAATTCTGGGAGAATTAAATCTTATTATTTTATTTTTTGGTCTGATATTAAGTAGTTTATTTTTTATTTTTAGCAGATTATTCTGGAAATTTGCTCTTAAACACTATACTTCTGCCTCAAGTTAA
- a CDS encoding NRAMP family divalent metal transporter, whose translation MEKLVSSKSIGYRKSLGPGILLAAACIGGSHLMSSTTAGAKFGFSLIGLILLTNLVKYPFLLVGTRFTAVTGLSLLEGFQKRNKFYLPIYVIVGLITGTFTISAVSFVTGLLLKNIVIFSSFPALDLAIGILIVCSLILFIGQYKALDRISKILVFLLTLLTFFAVISLLIKGPAGDGNFSLLNSNPSPWTLSNLGFLIPLMGWMPGPVELCIWPSLWMFSRAKETDHTATLKEAEFDFNLGYFITVITAIFFLTLGAFTMYGTGDEMLTGSGVSFAQNLIRLYTESIGGWAMWIIVPAAFAAMFSTTLTCLDAYPRSISSAHGLITRSDKGNSSSLSERKRLKKWIIFHVFASLCALLIAKSGGIGVKDYVFGAMTGSFLSAPLFAWMAMDTMNSSLVKSQFHYGIVLKTVCWFGMSFLTIFSLLFIFNSFLGIGQ comes from the coding sequence ATGGAAAAATTAGTCTCAAGTAAATCCATAGGTTATAGAAAAAGTCTTGGCCCTGGAATCCTTCTAGCAGCTGCATGTATAGGCGGATCACATCTAATGTCATCCACTACAGCTGGAGCCAAATTTGGATTTTCTCTTATTGGACTTATTTTATTAACGAATCTAGTCAAATATCCATTTTTACTTGTTGGCACAAGATTTACAGCTGTTACAGGGCTATCGCTTTTAGAGGGATTTCAAAAACGTAATAAATTTTATTTGCCTATATATGTAATAGTTGGATTAATAACTGGTACATTTACTATTTCGGCCGTTAGTTTTGTTACAGGTCTTCTTTTAAAAAATATAGTAATTTTTTCATCCTTTCCTGCTTTAGATTTAGCGATAGGTATATTAATAGTATGTTCATTAATATTATTTATAGGTCAATATAAAGCCCTTGATAGAATATCCAAGATTCTTGTATTTTTGCTTACATTATTAACATTTTTTGCTGTTATATCTTTACTAATAAAAGGACCTGCTGGAGATGGCAATTTTTCATTATTAAATAGCAATCCCTCTCCATGGACCCTTTCAAACTTAGGATTTTTAATTCCTTTGATGGGATGGATGCCTGGTCCGGTAGAACTTTGTATATGGCCATCACTATGGATGTTTTCAAGAGCTAAAGAGACAGATCATACCGCTACGTTGAAAGAAGCAGAATTTGATTTCAATCTTGGATATTTCATCACTGTTATTACTGCTATTTTCTTTCTAACTCTTGGTGCATTCACAATGTATGGCACTGGCGATGAGATGCTTACAGGTTCAGGCGTTAGTTTTGCTCAGAATTTAATACGTTTGTATACAGAATCTATTGGCGGATGGGCAATGTGGATCATTGTTCCTGCAGCCTTTGCAGCAATGTTTAGCACCACGCTTACATGTCTAGACGCATATCCCAGAAGCATTTCATCAGCTCATGGTTTGATAACTCGATCAGATAAGGGAAATAGCTCTTCTTTGTCAGAAAGAAAACGTCTAAAAAAATGGATCATATTTCACGTTTTTGCATCACTTTGTGCACTTTTGATTGCCAAATCTGGAGGAATTGGAGTTAAAGACTATGTATTTGGGGCTATGACAGGAAGTTTTCTGTCGGCTCCTCTATTCGCTTGGATGGCTATGGATACAATGAATAGTTCATTAGTAAAAAGCCAATTTCATTATGGCATTGTTCTAAAAACAGTTTGTTGGTTTGGAATGTCATTCCTCACAATCTTTAGTTTATTATTCATATTCAATTCCTTCTTAGGGATCGGACAATAA
- a CDS encoding josephin — MTKSVNLYLASGVSEGIGFWLVNFTEDDDICNSLGTKLLECYRKELFGLEGAIEVKEAINTTLDILAFDSKFDRYKLEYSNIGYSSEIPINIIEDIFDLWAYNYNNKILWKKYIGLLKFRKKIKTNNNYINIGLKGDIYEFAIKLEALINLRKVNALSGLTKFNESMW; from the coding sequence ATGACTAAATCAGTTAATCTATATTTAGCATCAGGCGTGAGTGAAGGGATAGGCTTTTGGCTAGTTAACTTTACTGAGGATGATGATATTTGTAATTCTCTCGGTACTAAATTACTTGAGTGTTATAGAAAAGAGCTATTTGGTCTTGAAGGAGCAATTGAAGTTAAGGAAGCAATTAATACCACATTAGATATCCTTGCCTTCGATTCAAAATTTGATCGATATAAATTAGAATATTCTAATATAGGTTATTCCTCTGAGATCCCTATTAACATAATTGAGGATATATTTGACCTATGGGCATATAATTATAATAATAAGATTTTATGGAAAAAATATATTGGTTTATTGAAGTTCAGAAAAAAAATAAAAACAAATAATAATTATATTAATATAGGATTAAAAGGTGATATTTATGAATTTGCTATCAAATTAGAAGCATTAATAAATCTGAGAAAAGTAAATGCTTTATCAGGCCTTACTAAATTTAATGAATCAATGTGGTAA
- a CDS encoding phosphoribosyltransferase, with the protein MNKLSWNEFEDCIYSIYTQCKNKHFEGVYGFPRGGLCIAVALSHSLGLPLLGKPKNNCLIVDDIYDSGQTLEQIRHLKGTQTHVWISKKIPTWWNSYKYIEGKEWIVFPWENINAADIDSDLYYQSRA; encoded by the coding sequence ATGAATAAGTTAAGCTGGAATGAATTTGAAGATTGTATATATTCAATATATACACAATGTAAAAATAAGCATTTTGAAGGTGTATATGGATTTCCGAGAGGTGGACTTTGTATTGCTGTTGCCTTAAGTCATTCACTTGGATTACCTTTGCTAGGAAAACCAAAAAATAATTGTCTTATAGTTGATGATATTTATGATTCTGGTCAAACTCTTGAACAAATTAGACATTTGAAAGGCACACAAACTCACGTATGGATAAGTAAAAAAATACCTACTTGGTGGAATTCATATAAATATATAGAAGGTAAAGAATGGATAGTTTTCCCATGGGAGAATATAAATGCTGCTGATATTGATAGTGATTTATATTATCAATCTAGAGCCTAA